Proteins found in one Streptomyces sp. NBC_00461 genomic segment:
- a CDS encoding DUF6191 domain-containing protein, with translation MFNAFEELFAPGRKHTQDEQKRLELTREDVGDADPGRGPIDLSSGKVVVRRPNADTSQTPEESAESKPAE, from the coding sequence ATGTTCAACGCCTTCGAGGAACTGTTCGCCCCGGGCCGCAAGCACACCCAGGACGAACAGAAGCGGCTGGAGCTGACCCGGGAGGACGTGGGGGACGCGGACCCCGGGCGAGGCCCGATAGATCTCTCGTCCGGAAAGGTCGTCGTACGACGGCCGAACGCTGACACGTCACAGACGCCGGAGGAGTCGGCGGAGTCGAAGCCCGCCGAGTAG
- a CDS encoding PQQ-dependent sugar dehydrogenase, producing MPAVLAATALLLTAGCSSGGGGGGGSAGAGDGKTPGSTTANSSPSEQSAEQAPPAKGSVKVLRTVATGLNTPWGLAPLPDGGLLVASRDKGTITKVDEKTGKKTELGTVSGVSPAGEGGLLGIALSPDYASDHMVYAYFTSASDNRIVRMLYDAKKPSGEQLGAPDTIFKGIPKGYIHNGGRIAFGPDKMLYAGTGESGDRGLAQDKKSLGGKILRLTPEGEPAPGNPFPDSPVYTYGHRNVQGLAWDSKQRLFASEFGQDTWDELNAIKPGDDYGWPDAEGRSSDSKFHNPIGQWHTDDASPSGIAYAEGSLWMAGLKGQRLWRIPLKGTKASADPQAFLSGAYGRLRTVVSAGGDKLWLTTSNTDGRGNPKSGDDRILELQVK from the coding sequence GTGCCGGCCGTGCTGGCCGCGACCGCACTCCTGCTGACGGCCGGCTGCTCCTCCGGCGGAGGTGGGGGTGGAGGGTCCGCCGGGGCCGGTGACGGCAAGACGCCGGGGAGTACGACGGCGAACTCGTCCCCCTCGGAACAGTCAGCCGAGCAGGCCCCGCCCGCCAAGGGCTCGGTCAAGGTGCTGCGGACGGTCGCCACGGGCCTGAACACGCCCTGGGGCCTCGCCCCGCTGCCCGACGGAGGCCTGCTGGTCGCATCCCGCGACAAGGGGACGATCACGAAGGTCGACGAGAAGACGGGCAAGAAGACCGAGCTCGGCACCGTGTCCGGCGTCTCCCCGGCCGGCGAGGGCGGCCTGCTCGGCATCGCCCTCTCCCCGGACTACGCCTCGGACCACATGGTCTACGCGTACTTCACCTCGGCCTCGGACAACCGCATCGTCCGCATGCTGTATGACGCGAAGAAGCCCTCCGGCGAACAGCTGGGCGCGCCCGACACGATCTTCAAGGGCATACCCAAGGGCTACATCCACAACGGCGGCCGCATCGCCTTCGGCCCGGACAAGATGCTGTACGCGGGCACGGGCGAGAGCGGTGACCGTGGCCTGGCCCAGGACAAGAAGTCCCTGGGCGGCAAGATCCTTCGGCTGACCCCGGAGGGCGAACCGGCTCCCGGCAATCCGTTCCCGGACTCCCCCGTCTACACGTACGGCCACCGCAATGTGCAGGGCCTCGCCTGGGATTCCAAACAGCGCCTGTTCGCCTCGGAGTTCGGCCAGGACACCTGGGACGAGCTGAACGCGATCAAGCCGGGTGACGACTACGGCTGGCCGGACGCCGAGGGCAGGTCGTCCGACTCCAAGTTCCACAACCCGATAGGCCAGTGGCACACGGACGATGCCTCCCCCAGCGGCATCGCCTACGCCGAAGGTTCCCTCTGGATGGCGGGACTGAAGGGCCAGCGCCTGTGGCGGATACCCCTGAAGGGCACCAAAGCCTCGGCCGACCCGCAGGCCTTCCTCTCCGGCGCGTACGGCCGACTGCGCACGGTGGTGTCGGCGGGCGGCGACAAGCTGTGGCTGACGACCAGCAACACGGACGGCCGGGGGAACCCGAAGAGCGGGGACGACCGGATCCTGGAACTGCAGGTGAAGTAG
- a CDS encoding aldo/keto reductase, with translation MERRTIGAGALEVGAVGLGCMPMSWAYSGSRQRGDESVRAVQRALDAGSTLLDTADMYGPFTNELLVGRVLKERREDAFVSTKVGLLVGEQHIVANGRPGYVKRACDASLRRLQTDVIDLYQLHREDPEVPVEETWGAMAELVRAGKVRALGLCAVGARGGRRSGGRLHDATIRQLQRVQQVFPVSAVEAELSVWSPEALESLLPWCEARGVGFLAAMPLGNGFLTGTLTPGEGFEPDDVRARHPRFTAEMMAANQPIVAGLRRVAARHGDEVTPAQVALAWVLTQGRHVIPVPGTKQERWATENAASTALSLTPRDLTEIAELPAARGSWD, from the coding sequence GTGGAGCGCAGGACGATCGGCGCGGGGGCACTCGAGGTGGGGGCCGTCGGCCTTGGGTGCATGCCGATGAGCTGGGCGTACAGCGGGTCGCGGCAGCGGGGCGACGAGTCGGTCCGGGCCGTGCAGCGCGCGCTGGACGCGGGCTCGACGCTCCTGGACACGGCCGACATGTACGGCCCCTTCACCAATGAGCTGCTGGTGGGGCGTGTGTTGAAGGAGCGGCGCGAGGACGCCTTCGTGTCGACGAAGGTGGGGCTGCTGGTGGGTGAGCAGCACATCGTGGCCAATGGCCGCCCCGGATATGTGAAGCGCGCCTGCGACGCGTCGCTGCGGCGCCTGCAGACGGACGTCATCGACCTCTACCAGCTGCATCGGGAGGACCCCGAGGTGCCCGTCGAGGAGACGTGGGGTGCGATGGCGGAGCTCGTCCGGGCGGGCAAGGTAAGGGCGTTGGGGCTGTGCGCGGTCGGTGCGCGGGGCGGCCGCAGGTCCGGCGGCCGGCTGCACGACGCGACGATCAGGCAGCTGCAGCGGGTGCAGCAGGTGTTCCCGGTGAGCGCGGTGGAGGCCGAGTTGTCGGTGTGGTCGCCGGAGGCGCTGGAGTCGCTGCTGCCGTGGTGCGAGGCGCGCGGCGTCGGCTTCCTGGCCGCGATGCCGCTCGGCAACGGCTTCCTGACCGGCACGCTCACACCCGGTGAGGGATTCGAACCGGACGACGTCCGCGCCCGCCACCCCCGTTTCACCGCGGAGATGATGGCCGCGAACCAGCCGATCGTGGCGGGCCTGCGCCGCGTCGCGGCCCGCCACGGCGACGAGGTCACGCCCGCCCAGGTGGCCCTGGCCTGGGTACTCACGCAGGGGCGGCACGTGATCCCGGTCCCGGGCACCAAACAGGAACGCTGGGCGACCGAGAACGCGGCATCCACGGCGCTGAGCCTGACACCCCGGGACCTCACCGAGATCGCGGAGCTGCCGGCCGCACGAGGATCCTGGGACTGA